CATCCACCGGGTACGGCGAGCCTTCGAAGACACCCACGGTCAAAATAGCTTTCAATACGGCCAAACCCTAGCCGATGGCGGCATTGAGATTCTCATGGGCGGTAAGGCCGACGGAGATCGCTACCACCTACGTGACAACCAAGTCACCATGGTGCATCGCCACATCCATGGCGTCGTGGTCACCATCCACACCTTTAGTAGCCATAACACTGGCGAGGGCTATCTCTCCCACCGCTACGACTCGATTTACCATGACCCCAAAACCGGTGAGCCCCGGGGCGGTAAAAGCGTGTTTGAAGATGACTACGAGCGCGTCGGCGACTACTTCATCCTTAGCCGTCGCCACGTGGTAACCGACACCGACCATGGTCCCGATACCCAGACCTTCGAATTTGCCAATATCGAGCTGTTGTCGCAGTAATCAGGTTGTAACTAGTACTCTGCGATGGAAATAATGCCCCTCTATTGGCTAAAGCAGGAAGGCGAACTGTATCAGCATTTCCTTGTCTGCCTTGGCAGACTAGCCCAGAGCTAGGGATTGCCGTAATTATCCAACCAAGGGAGTAGAGTCTGGAAGGGCAGGGGACGACTGAGAAGGTATCCCTGGGCCGCAACGCAGGAGAGCCCACAGAGCTGTTGCCGCTGTCCTGGAGTTTCTACTCCCTCTGCAATCACCTGCAGCTGGAAGATGCGAGCGAGGGCCACGATCGCCTGGACAACATCCCATTTCTCGCCAAGGCTCTCGATGTCACCGATAAAGGAGCGATCGATTTTGAGGGTTTGAATTGACATCTGGTACAGGTGATTGAGGGAGGAATACCCCGTGCCAAAGTCATCTAAACTAATGCCAACGCCCAACTGTCGTAACTGCTCCAGGGTCTGGGCTGCTCGAGAGGCATCGTGGATAAATAGATTCTCGGTAATCTCAAACTGGAGCTGGCTGGGGCTGAGGTGATTTGCCCGTAATACCTCTGTCACCCACGACACAAAGTTGAGTTGGGCCAACTGCTTAGCCGATAGGTTGACACTGATAAATAGCCTGTCGAGGCTCGGGTAGGCCAGGAGAATTTGTCGCAAATGGTGACAGGCCTGCTGCAATACCCAGTTACCGATGGCAATAATCAGACCAGTTTCTTCTGCGATGGCGATAAATTGAATTGGGGAAACCTGACCTCGTTGTGGATGCTGCCAACGAATCAATGCCTCTATCCCCAAAATATGGCTAGTATTGAGGGCAATAATGGGCTGATACTCCAGATAAAACTCATCGCGATCGAGGGCGCCCACCAAGTCATTGGCTAACTGTAATTGACCCAAGACATAGTCATGCATACCCGGTTGAAAGATGGCGTATTGAGCCTTACCAGAAGACTTGGCCTGGTACATGGCCGTATCGGCATCCCGCAGTAAATCTTCTGCTCGGGTATACGCGTCATTACCAAGAGCGATGCCGATACTCGCCGACGTATGCACATCTTGACCCTGGACGACCATGGGCTGAGCTACACTCTGCAACATCCGTTCGGAAGCGGTGATCACATCGTCTAAGCCGCTGACTTGATTGAGGAGAATGGCAAACTCATCGCCGCCGAGACGGGCTACCAAATCCCCGTCTCGCAGACACCCCTGCAACCGTTGGGCGATCGTAATCAACAGGTGATCTCCGGCTAGGTGGCCCAGGCTATCGTTGATAATCTTGAAGCGGTCGAGATCGATGAATAACACGGCAAATAGATCGCTTTTGCGGCGCCGGGAGGGTTGCAGCAGTTCATTGAGGATTTCTGTAAAGTAGGCTCGGTTAGGCAAGCCGGTGAGGGCGTCGTGGTTGGCTTGGTAGTGCAGCCGTTGTTCGAACTGCTTTTGCTCAGTAATATCTCGCCCTACGGCGTAGAACGTGGTCTGCTCGGCTGAGTAAGCCAGGCTCCAAGCGATCCAAACATGGGTGTCTGTCTGGGTCTGGCAACGGGTTTGAAATAGGACTCCGGGGCCCTCGCCTTGGCGTAATTGTTCGATGTGATGCTGGGCTGAGGCCACATCATCTGGGTGAATTAGATCATAAAAATTGCAGCCAATGAGAGCATCGGTTTCGTAGCCTAATTTCCATAGAAATGCTGGATTCAGGCGCTGAAACTGTAGATCTTGGTCGGCAATAAAGAGTAAATCTAACGAGAGTTCAAAGAAGCGATCCCGTTCTTCCCGCAGCTTACTAATGGTGGTGCTATCGGTGATCACCCCGACGATGGCTTCGACCCTGTTGCCAGACTGACCGTCCCACAGGGGCGTATACCAACACTCCAGGGTGTGCCCCAGGAGCTTGCGGGTCGCCATGAACGTCTCCCCTTGCAGGGCTCGGCGCATATCCTGGGGCAAGGGGGCTAAATCGGGGGCTAGGGTGTCTAAGGACTTTCCCACCCATTGTTCCGGAGTAAGGGGAAAACAGGACAAGCCCTGGCCCTCTGCCAGGGTAAATTGGCCCTGGGTATTCACGGCGAATAGGACAATGGGGGCCGAAGAGATGATGGTCCGTAA
This portion of the Halomicronema hongdechloris C2206 genome encodes:
- a CDS encoding DUF3386 domain-containing protein, which codes for MVGTQTSARDLFRSAYENRYTWDANFPGYTAKVTYTHNGQTVTGQVRVGADLKAQVTDITDETAQKAVHNQLWETAIHRVRRAFEDTHGQNSFQYGQTLADGGIEILMGGKADGDRYHLRDNQVTMVHRHIHGVVVTIHTFSSHNTGEGYLSHRYDSIYHDPKTGEPRGGKSVFEDDYERVGDYFILSRRHVVTDTDHGPDTQTFEFANIELLSQ
- a CDS encoding EAL domain-containing protein, which gives rise to MDMLQIEILLIEDDEADVDLIHEYLSEATNWQVTIHQVNRLAAGIDCLQHRPYDLVLLDLSLPDSSGLDTFLRLRHHSPQVPIVILSGNTDQTLAFKAVQAGAQDYLLKGDVDTQNLTRAIRYAIERHRLWTELTLQKQALEASQHRWHILVNQHSDGLVVTNTQDVIQFANPAAERLFGRSAAELVGTTLPIAGIDNTAELLLNTSDNHPLTAEIRLAGVQWEGTPASLISLRDITDRKQAEQTLRKQQALLRTIISSAPIVLFAVNTQGQFTLAEGQGLSCFPLTPEQWVGKSLDTLAPDLAPLPQDMRRALQGETFMATRKLLGHTLECWYTPLWDGQSGNRVEAIVGVITDSTTISKLREERDRFFELSLDLLFIADQDLQFQRLNPAFLWKLGYETDALIGCNFYDLIHPDDVASAQHHIEQLRQGEGPGVLFQTRCQTQTDTHVWIAWSLAYSAEQTTFYAVGRDITEQKQFEQRLHYQANHDALTGLPNRAYFTEILNELLQPSRRRKSDLFAVLFIDLDRFKIINDSLGHLAGDHLLITIAQRLQGCLRDGDLVARLGGDEFAILLNQVSGLDDVITASERMLQSVAQPMVVQGQDVHTSASIGIALGNDAYTRAEDLLRDADTAMYQAKSSGKAQYAIFQPGMHDYVLGQLQLANDLVGALDRDEFYLEYQPIIALNTSHILGIEALIRWQHPQRGQVSPIQFIAIAEETGLIIAIGNWVLQQACHHLRQILLAYPSLDRLFISVNLSAKQLAQLNFVSWVTEVLRANHLSPSQLQFEITENLFIHDASRAAQTLEQLRQLGVGISLDDFGTGYSSLNHLYQMSIQTLKIDRSFIGDIESLGEKWDVVQAIVALARIFQLQVIAEGVETPGQRQQLCGLSCVAAQGYLLSRPLPFQTLLPWLDNYGNP